In Amaranthus tricolor cultivar Red isolate AtriRed21 chromosome 3, ASM2621246v1, whole genome shotgun sequence, a single window of DNA contains:
- the LOC130809131 gene encoding probable xyloglucan 6-xylosyltransferase 3: MGFTAQKRPTAVSTNGTLPTTTSSSTSSRLRGPHGRQIAKTMNNIKITILCGFVTILVLRGTIGLNLGNTQFDAEKQHLEEEARRVIAEIRSDGAEPDDEPVFNPNTTFTFGPKIVNWDQQRKVWLELNKGYPNYVNGKPRMLLVSGSPPNPCDNPIGDHYLLKSIKNKIDYCRLHGIEIVYNMAHLDKDLSGYWSKLPLIRRLMLSHPEIEWIWWMDSDALFTDMVFEIPVKKYENFNLVIHGYPDLLYEKKSWIALNTGSVLFRNCQWTLDLFDTWAPMGPKGPTRDEAGRIVTEFLSGRPAFEADDQSALIYLLISQKDVWMDKVFVENSYYLHGFWTGLVDRYEEMLEKYHPGLGDERWPFVTHFVGCKPCGSYADYPAERCLKSMERAFNFADNQVLKLYGFRHRGLLSPNIKRMRNESTTPLVYVDQYDARHGGSKS, translated from the coding sequence ATGGGTTTCACGGCCCAAAAGAGGCCCACCGCAGTCTCCACCAACGGCACTCTTCCAACCACAACCTCTTCCTCCACTTCAAGCCGTCTTCGTGGGCCCCACGGCCGCCAAATCGCTAAAACAATGAACAACATTAAGATTACCATTCTATGTGGCTTTGTAACCATTTTGGTTCTTCGAGGCACCATAGGGTTGAATCTTGGAAATACCCAATTTGATGCGGAGAAGCAGCATCTAGAAGAAGAAGCTAGACGGGTGATCGCTGAGATTCGATCCGATGGCGCTGAACCAGATGATGAACCTGTTTTTAATCCCAATACCACATTCACTTTTGGGCCAAAGATTGTGAATTGGGATCAACAAAGGAAAGTATGGCTTGAATTGAATAAAGGCTACCCGAATTATGTAAATGGGAAACCTCGGATGCTGTTGGTAAGTGGGTCTCCTCCTAATCCTTGTGATAACCCAATTGGGGATCATTATTTGCTCAAGAGTATCAAGAATAAAATTGATTATTGTAGGCTTCATGGGATTGAAATTGTGTATAATATGGCTCATTTAGATAAGGACCTTTCTGGGTATTGGTCTAAATTGCCTTTGATTCGTCGCCTGATGTTGTCTCACCCTGAAATTGAGTGGATTTGGTGGATGGATAGTGATGCTTTGTTTACTGATATGGTTTTTGAGATTCCTGTTAAAAAGTATGAGAATTTTAATTTGGTTATTCATGGATACCCTGATTTGTTGTATGAGAAAAAGTCTTGGATTGCTTTGAATACTGGAAGTGTTTTGTTTAGGAATTGTCAATGGACTTTGGACTTGTTTGATACTTGGGCTCCTATGGGTCCTAAAGGTCCTACTAGGGATGAAGCAGGTCGGATAGTGACCGAGTTTCTGAGTGGAAGACCTGCATTTGAAGCTGATGATCAGTCTGCTTTGATTTACCTGTTGATCTCTCAAAAGGATGTTTGGATGGACAAAGTGTTTGTAGAGAACTCATATTATCTGCACGGGTTTTGGACCGGATTGGTGGATAGGTACGAAGAGATGTTGGAGAAGTACCACCCGGGTTTGGGTGATGAAAGGTGGCCATTTGTGACCCATTTTGTGGGTTGTAAGCCTTGTGGGAGTTACGCAGACTATCCTGCTGAGAGGTGTTTGAAGAGTATGGAGAGAGCTTTCAATTTTGCTGATAATCAGGTGTTGAAGTTGTATGGTTTTAGACATAGGGGTTTGTTGAGTCCGAATATAAAGAGGATGAGGAACGAGTCTACTACGCCGCTGGTGTATGTAGATCAGTATGATGCCCGCCATGGCGGATCAAAGTCATGA